The following coding sequences are from one Candidatus Nitronereus thalassa window:
- a CDS encoding cyclic nucleotide-binding/CBS domain-containing protein, whose translation MASPGERVEKFMQRNLVSVKAATTLVEAAKRMAEQKIGCLLVHGEGQATQSSAMIGLLSETDLVRKGLAQGLSLPATKVTQIMTTPLQTISIESTMLDASHVMEQSGVRHLCVSNGNDIVGLISVRDLVKHFVYAASGPLRDLDDVYRPLSILMQKSMVTIDREESLLRVATTMTQKRIGSLLVSQNGVVVGIVTERDLVQKVVGCDQDPNQVTVGSVMSCPLIDIDINRTVHDASDLMAEKGIRHLTVTENHAIVGILSVRDLIRMISVRDRPRFLREQRGHEQG comes from the coding sequence ATGGCCAGTCCAGGTGAACGAGTGGAAAAATTTATGCAGCGGAATCTTGTCTCGGTCAAGGCGGCGACGACTCTCGTGGAGGCAGCCAAAAGGATGGCTGAGCAAAAGATCGGATGTCTCCTGGTTCATGGAGAAGGGCAAGCAACCCAATCATCTGCCATGATTGGGTTGCTTTCAGAAACCGATCTTGTGCGGAAAGGTCTGGCCCAAGGTTTGTCCCTCCCGGCCACCAAGGTGACTCAGATCATGACCACGCCCCTTCAGACCATTTCCATCGAGTCCACGATGTTGGATGCCAGTCATGTGATGGAGCAGTCAGGAGTTCGTCATCTTTGCGTGTCTAATGGAAATGATATTGTGGGGCTGATTTCCGTTCGTGATTTGGTAAAACATTTTGTGTATGCCGCGTCTGGGCCACTTCGTGATTTGGATGATGTCTATCGGCCCTTGAGTATCCTGATGCAGAAGTCGATGGTGACGATTGATCGAGAGGAATCTCTTTTACGCGTCGCCACCACCATGACCCAAAAGCGCATCGGCTCATTATTAGTGTCACAAAACGGGGTTGTCGTAGGCATTGTCACGGAACGTGATCTTGTCCAAAAAGTCGTTGGTTGTGATCAGGATCCCAATCAGGTCACGGTTGGTAGCGTCATGTCTTGTCCCCTCATTGATATCGATATCAATCGAACCGTGCATGATGCCAGTGATCTTATGGCTGAAAAAGGTATTCGTCATTTAACGGTAACCGAAAACCATGCCATCGTAGGGATTCTTTCTGTTCGTGATCTTATTCGGATGATCTCGGTTCGCGATCGCCCACGGTTCTTGCGTGAACAACGAGGCCACGAACAGGGATGA
- a CDS encoding RNA-binding protein produces the protein MGSKIYVGGLPYSATESEIETLFGAHGTVESARVITDKYTGQSRGFGFVEMSSPSEAEAAISALHSTEMGGRTLTVNEAKPMAPRSGGGGGFGGGGDRGGRGNRF, from the coding sequence ATGGGTTCTAAAATTTATGTTGGTGGTTTACCGTATTCTGCAACCGAATCTGAGATCGAGACCTTATTCGGCGCGCATGGCACCGTAGAGTCTGCACGAGTCATCACAGACAAGTACACCGGGCAATCTCGCGGGTTTGGTTTTGTGGAAATGTCATCTCCAAGTGAAGCGGAAGCCGCTATTTCGGCCTTGCACTCTACGGAGATGGGTGGTCGTACCTTAACCGTGAACGAAGCCAAACCAATGGCCCCACGCTCTGGCGGTGGTGGTGGATTTGGTGGTGGAGGCGATAGAGGCGGCCGGGGCAACCGGTTTTAA
- the aceE gene encoding pyruvate dehydrogenase (acetyl-transferring), homodimeric type: MNMPTNDQQIDMATVGDLDPVETQEWVDSLDYILREAGKDRAIFILKRLQEEMDKAGHPLPFTANTAYVNTIPVHQEPKYPGNIALEKRIRSLVRWNAMAMVVRANRVCPGIGGHISTFASLAMLLDVGFNHFFRASSTNSSGDQVYFQGHASPGIYARAFLEGRLSEQQLENFRRELQPGGGLSSYPHPWLMPNFWQFPTVSMGLGPLMGIYQARFNRYLEQRGLLDTSQSKVWVFVGDGETDEPESMGSLTLPTREKLDNLIFVINCNLQRLDGPVRGNGKVIQELEAAYRGAGWNVIKLVWGADWDPLLEKDQDGLLRQRMSEVVDGWYQKYSVESGPFIREHFFGANPELLSLVEHLTDENLPKLRRGGHDLEKIFAAYHAAVKFKGAPTVILAKTIKGYGLGEAGEGRNVTHQQKKLNEEELKNFRSRLGIELNDEEVGDAPYFKPSDDSDEIRYLHERRKALGGYLPNRGVKKAPPLKTPDQEVFKEFFEGSGEREVSTTMAFVQIFNRLLRHKEIGKLIVPIVPDEARTFGMESLFRQYGIYASQGQLYEPVDSKQLLYYREAKDGQILEEGINEAGSMASFIAAGTAYSTHGINTIPFYIFYSMFGFQRIGDLIWAAGDMRSKGFLLGGTSGRTTLNGEGLQHQDGHSHLLATTVPNLVAYDPAFAYEIAVIIQDGIRRMYEKQEDVFYYITLGNENYAMPPMKEHNHEGILKGIYKFQPGPTDAKMIKAHLFGSGSLITEALRAQTILAERYQVSADVWSVTSYKELRRDALEVDRWNRLHPLETPKVSYIESILKEEEGPFVAVSDYMKLVAEQITPWVPGGLIVLGTDGFGRSDSRSALRRFFEVDAECMTLATLDALRWQNKLDKKTVQQAITDLNIDPEKDNPLTL, from the coding sequence ATGAACATGCCAACAAATGACCAGCAAATAGACATGGCGACCGTGGGAGATCTTGATCCCGTGGAAACTCAGGAGTGGGTCGATTCCCTGGATTATATTTTGCGGGAAGCTGGGAAAGATCGAGCTATTTTTATTCTCAAGCGTCTTCAAGAGGAAATGGACAAGGCAGGACATCCTCTGCCATTTACGGCGAATACGGCGTACGTCAATACGATACCTGTCCATCAGGAGCCGAAGTATCCGGGAAATATTGCCCTGGAAAAACGGATCAGAAGTCTGGTGCGTTGGAATGCGATGGCGATGGTCGTTCGGGCCAACCGTGTGTGCCCGGGCATTGGTGGGCACATTTCCACCTTTGCTTCATTGGCCATGCTGTTGGATGTCGGGTTTAACCATTTCTTTCGTGCATCCAGCACCAACTCCTCTGGGGATCAGGTGTACTTTCAAGGACATGCCTCTCCCGGAATTTATGCCCGTGCGTTTCTGGAAGGACGGTTGTCAGAACAACAATTGGAAAATTTTCGCAGGGAATTGCAGCCAGGGGGAGGGCTCTCTTCGTATCCCCATCCATGGTTGATGCCAAACTTCTGGCAATTCCCTACGGTCTCCATGGGGCTGGGGCCTCTCATGGGAATCTATCAAGCCCGCTTCAACCGGTATCTCGAACAACGCGGGTTACTGGATACCTCCCAATCGAAAGTGTGGGTGTTTGTGGGAGATGGCGAAACCGACGAACCCGAAAGCATGGGAAGTCTGACGCTCCCTACCAGGGAGAAACTGGACAATCTCATTTTCGTGATCAATTGCAATCTGCAGCGATTGGATGGCCCGGTTCGGGGCAATGGCAAAGTGATTCAGGAATTGGAAGCCGCGTACCGGGGCGCCGGGTGGAATGTGATTAAGCTCGTCTGGGGTGCTGACTGGGATCCACTGCTGGAAAAAGATCAAGACGGATTACTTCGGCAGAGAATGAGCGAAGTGGTGGACGGATGGTATCAGAAATACAGTGTGGAGTCGGGACCATTTATTCGGGAGCATTTTTTCGGGGCAAATCCCGAGTTGCTGTCACTGGTGGAACATCTGACTGATGAAAATCTGCCGAAATTGAGACGCGGAGGACATGATCTGGAAAAAATTTTTGCGGCCTATCACGCGGCGGTCAAATTTAAGGGAGCCCCAACTGTGATTCTCGCCAAAACCATCAAGGGATATGGATTAGGCGAAGCCGGAGAGGGCCGGAATGTGACTCACCAGCAAAAGAAATTGAATGAAGAGGAATTGAAGAATTTCCGTTCCCGGCTCGGCATTGAGCTTAATGATGAAGAGGTTGGGGACGCTCCGTATTTTAAACCCTCGGACGACAGTGACGAAATCCGGTATTTGCATGAACGACGAAAAGCGTTGGGAGGCTATCTTCCGAATCGTGGCGTCAAGAAGGCGCCTCCCTTAAAAACCCCGGACCAGGAAGTCTTTAAGGAGTTTTTCGAGGGATCCGGGGAACGAGAAGTCTCCACCACCATGGCCTTCGTCCAGATTTTTAATCGTTTGTTACGACATAAGGAAATCGGAAAGTTGATTGTCCCGATCGTTCCGGATGAGGCCAGGACTTTTGGGATGGAGTCGTTATTCCGGCAATATGGCATCTATGCCAGCCAGGGCCAACTGTATGAGCCTGTGGATTCCAAGCAACTGTTGTATTACCGAGAAGCGAAGGACGGGCAGATTCTGGAGGAAGGGATCAATGAAGCCGGGTCAATGGCTTCTTTCATCGCGGCCGGAACAGCCTATTCCACGCATGGTATCAATACGATTCCCTTTTATATTTTTTATTCCATGTTTGGCTTTCAACGCATTGGCGATTTGATTTGGGCCGCAGGGGATATGCGAAGCAAAGGGTTTTTGTTGGGAGGCACGTCCGGACGGACCACTTTGAATGGGGAAGGATTACAGCACCAGGACGGTCACAGTCATTTGCTGGCTACGACTGTTCCTAATCTGGTCGCATACGATCCGGCTTTTGCCTATGAAATTGCGGTCATTATTCAGGATGGCATTCGAAGAATGTACGAGAAGCAGGAAGACGTTTTTTATTACATTACTCTGGGCAACGAAAATTACGCGATGCCCCCCATGAAGGAACACAATCACGAAGGCATTTTAAAGGGAATCTATAAGTTTCAGCCTGGGCCCACGGATGCCAAAATGATCAAAGCGCATCTGTTTGGCAGTGGAAGCCTGATCACGGAAGCCCTTCGGGCCCAGACCATTCTGGCAGAACGTTATCAAGTCTCTGCTGATGTCTGGAGCGTGACCAGCTATAAGGAACTGCGAAGAGATGCGTTGGAAGTCGACCGGTGGAATCGTTTACACCCTTTGGAAACCCCAAAGGTTTCCTATATTGAATCCATCCTGAAGGAAGAAGAGGGGCCTTTTGTCGCAGTGTCGGACTATATGAAACTGGTGGCTGAGCAAATTACTCCATGGGTTCCAGGTGGATTGATTGTTCTGGGTACGGATGGGTTTGGTCGGAGTGATTCACGGTCCGCGCTCCGACGGTTTTTTGAGGTCGATGCGGAATGCATGACACTGGCCACGCTGGATGCGCTCCGGTGGCAAAATAAACTTGACAAGAAAACCGTTCAACAAGCCATCACAGATTTGAATATTGACCCTGAAAAGGACAATCCGTTGACATTATGA
- the lpdA gene encoding dihydrolipoyl dehydrogenase, producing the protein MSKKHLLVLGGGPGGYAAAFLAADMGMTVTLVDSGHKPGGVCLHRGCIPSKALLHLAKLIHETRQAKEWGVVFGEPAIDIGQVRQWKNSVVDKMASGLVTLCKQRGVKFVSGHGVFQDSHTIVVSGKDTIRFDHCILAVGSRPILPKMFEALDPPVLDSTSALEVDEIPKKILIVGGGYIGLEMGTVYAAFGSKVTVVEMMDSLLPGVDADLVRPLQLRLKRQFENIFLKTKVESIEKSNSGFTAVLEGAVSEKEHTFDQILVSVGRQPNSKGIGLEHTKVKTDEHGFVEIDHQQHTADSAISAIGDVVGGAMLAHKATAEAHVAVEVIAGKEEAFDHRAIPAVVFTDPEIAWAGVTETEARKSHREIKIAKFPWGASGRAQTLGRPDGFTKLILDPETGKILGVGLVGSGAGELIGEGVLAIEMGALAEDLAFSIHPHPTLSETLMEAAEVYLGKSPHVYQKPSRVAED; encoded by the coding sequence ATGAGCAAAAAACACCTTCTGGTCTTGGGTGGAGGTCCGGGGGGATATGCCGCGGCATTTCTTGCGGCGGACATGGGCATGACCGTGACCCTGGTGGATTCCGGACACAAGCCCGGAGGAGTCTGTCTTCATCGGGGTTGCATTCCTTCAAAAGCGTTACTTCATCTGGCAAAACTGATCCATGAGACTCGGCAGGCAAAAGAGTGGGGAGTCGTCTTTGGAGAACCCGCGATCGATATTGGACAAGTGCGACAATGGAAAAACTCAGTGGTGGATAAAATGGCCAGCGGCCTGGTGACACTCTGTAAACAGCGAGGGGTCAAATTTGTTTCGGGACATGGAGTATTCCAGGATTCTCATACGATCGTGGTTTCGGGTAAGGATACGATACGTTTTGATCATTGTATTCTGGCCGTGGGGTCCAGGCCCATTCTTCCGAAAATGTTTGAAGCCCTCGATCCACCGGTGTTGGATTCTACTTCTGCGCTGGAAGTGGATGAGATCCCAAAGAAAATTCTGATCGTCGGAGGCGGGTACATCGGTCTAGAGATGGGAACGGTGTATGCGGCGTTTGGTAGTAAGGTGACGGTGGTGGAGATGATGGACAGCTTGCTCCCTGGAGTGGATGCGGATTTGGTCAGACCACTTCAGTTGAGATTAAAAAGGCAGTTTGAAAATATTTTCCTCAAAACCAAAGTCGAATCCATTGAAAAAAGCAATTCCGGTTTTACAGCCGTTTTAGAAGGAGCGGTCTCTGAAAAAGAACATACGTTCGATCAAATTCTGGTTTCCGTGGGCCGTCAACCCAACTCAAAAGGAATCGGATTGGAACACACCAAGGTCAAAACTGATGAACATGGATTTGTTGAAATCGATCATCAACAGCACACCGCAGACTCAGCGATTTCCGCGATTGGAGATGTGGTAGGGGGGGCGATGCTGGCTCATAAAGCAACGGCAGAGGCCCATGTGGCTGTTGAAGTGATTGCTGGAAAAGAAGAGGCCTTTGATCACCGGGCGATTCCCGCAGTCGTGTTCACTGATCCGGAAATTGCCTGGGCTGGGGTTACGGAAACCGAGGCGCGAAAAAGTCATCGAGAAATCAAAATAGCAAAATTTCCCTGGGGAGCCTCAGGAAGAGCGCAGACTCTTGGAAGACCGGATGGCTTCACTAAATTGATTCTTGATCCTGAGACCGGGAAAATTTTGGGTGTGGGACTAGTCGGTTCCGGAGCAGGTGAGTTGATCGGGGAGGGCGTGTTGGCCATTGAAATGGGAGCTTTGGCGGAAGACCTGGCTTTCTCGATTCATCCCCATCCTACGTTGTCTGAAACCCTTATGGAAGCCGCAGAGGTGTACCTCGGAAAATCCCCGCACGTGTATCAAAAGCCCTCCCGGGTGGCAGAGGATTAA
- a CDS encoding 6-phosphofructokinase: MNAKAENLNFVTINGLLSYGEALVRRPSVEGAELPPAPGPSEDRPKRVLVAMTAIRAFVHDAQKGFADAAAYGNARHQLIQQACGGDDLVFFAAWNQLLAQGELSALMRAPIGATIKPTRRRPVAIVPREHMTPNLAEGRIVLDIGNDQFWLMPKDLSDRTLFLTMRHGVSQVDSKKFRVGRRLKNVLDPERGIPKAEAIGTALARTLGLVGKQLDFLHLHNYLDPKSFVHMVSRSPNTRQLFERVVSILSPDTAKTTQPIVEGALESQDFGWATGIEKTAELEEAAKAFGVDTKTAQRLIKHPLYSYPGGHSFFELYVDLVDGFHHLGQTHQGEVLCLYTHSSTLRALLIFLDPRPFSEAFSEFGAYKEGQDNVVLLTFEHGQLSGYSTAVGLSERERAAREAWKTVEQERRDKVTLHPRQIRRVVALVSGGDFAGAGAALKELRVTGNRLGLEVYFVQHGFLGLANNWIELVTEQNTRGMSNHASSPIGSSRFEDFKDEEVQLAAIHHLKPYMEDGALVVMGGDGSMRGARAIFERFGIQVIGIPGSIDDNIAGTTSLGLQSAVALANQSIESLKATSAAMGSVFFVEVMGAGSGHLALMCAYQARAEGLLVNEHPDPDAYIEEVILGTLKQTLGVQNKSHIIVVAERTPHCHHPVGGVHGLVDYVANRISQWTHLQTRSGSYPLSVATKATILGHTLRGASPTPVDKTMAQHLAYEAIRSLVEQPQEVIGCMLAYRDSGTIQPIPLHALAPKPFDWELFARMHGTELAL, translated from the coding sequence ATGAATGCAAAAGCCGAAAATCTGAATTTTGTGACCATCAATGGTCTTCTCTCTTACGGGGAAGCCTTAGTCCGACGTCCGTCAGTGGAGGGTGCAGAACTCCCTCCCGCTCCAGGTCCATCAGAAGATCGCCCAAAACGGGTGCTGGTGGCTATGACCGCAATTAGAGCGTTTGTCCATGATGCCCAAAAGGGTTTTGCCGATGCAGCAGCATATGGAAATGCCAGGCACCAGCTGATCCAACAAGCATGTGGAGGAGATGATTTGGTGTTTTTCGCAGCCTGGAATCAGCTCCTGGCTCAAGGGGAGCTTTCCGCTTTGATGCGAGCGCCAATCGGCGCCACAATCAAACCAACACGACGTCGCCCAGTGGCGATCGTGCCCCGCGAACACATGACTCCCAATTTGGCTGAAGGCCGGATCGTCCTGGACATAGGAAACGATCAATTTTGGTTGATGCCCAAGGACTTAAGCGACCGCACATTATTTCTGACCATGCGGCACGGAGTCTCACAGGTCGACAGTAAGAAGTTTCGTGTGGGACGCCGGTTGAAGAACGTGCTTGATCCCGAGCGAGGAATCCCTAAAGCAGAGGCCATTGGAACCGCCCTTGCCCGAACTTTAGGCCTGGTAGGAAAACAACTGGACTTCCTCCACCTGCATAACTACCTGGACCCAAAATCATTTGTGCATATGGTAAGTCGCAGTCCCAATACTCGTCAGCTCTTTGAACGGGTCGTCTCCATCCTGTCCCCGGATACAGCCAAGACGACTCAACCCATTGTAGAAGGTGCATTAGAATCACAAGACTTCGGATGGGCCACCGGCATTGAAAAAACCGCCGAACTCGAAGAAGCCGCTAAAGCCTTTGGCGTGGATACGAAGACAGCCCAGCGTCTGATTAAACACCCACTTTATAGTTATCCGGGGGGCCATTCGTTTTTTGAACTCTATGTGGACTTGGTAGATGGGTTCCATCATTTGGGCCAGACCCACCAGGGAGAGGTCCTGTGTTTGTATACACACAGCTCGACATTACGGGCACTTTTAATATTTCTAGATCCTCGTCCATTCAGCGAGGCCTTTTCTGAATTTGGCGCCTATAAGGAAGGACAGGATAACGTCGTGCTCCTGACCTTTGAGCACGGTCAATTGTCGGGATATTCCACGGCAGTCGGACTTTCAGAACGGGAACGTGCAGCCCGCGAGGCCTGGAAAACCGTAGAACAAGAACGTCGTGATAAGGTCACACTTCACCCACGCCAAATTCGGCGGGTGGTTGCCTTGGTCTCAGGTGGAGATTTTGCAGGTGCCGGAGCGGCATTGAAGGAACTTCGCGTCACGGGAAATCGATTAGGTCTCGAAGTCTATTTCGTGCAACATGGCTTTCTGGGGTTGGCCAATAATTGGATAGAACTGGTAACCGAACAAAACACGCGTGGCATGAGCAATCATGCCAGCAGCCCAATTGGAAGTAGCCGCTTTGAAGATTTTAAAGATGAAGAGGTGCAACTGGCCGCTATTCATCATCTCAAACCATACATGGAAGATGGAGCATTGGTCGTGATGGGCGGTGACGGCAGTATGCGTGGGGCTCGTGCCATCTTTGAACGGTTTGGAATACAGGTCATCGGGATTCCAGGTTCGATCGATGACAATATTGCCGGGACCACCTCCCTTGGGCTTCAATCAGCAGTAGCTCTGGCCAATCAATCCATCGAGTCGCTGAAAGCGACGAGTGCGGCTATGGGAAGTGTATTTTTCGTGGAAGTCATGGGTGCGGGCTCCGGTCATTTAGCCTTAATGTGTGCCTATCAGGCACGCGCGGAAGGGCTGTTGGTCAACGAACATCCTGACCCTGATGCGTATATCGAAGAAGTCATTTTGGGAACATTGAAACAAACCTTGGGGGTCCAAAACAAAAGCCACATTATTGTGGTGGCCGAACGCACACCTCACTGCCATCATCCCGTGGGTGGAGTCCATGGTCTGGTCGACTATGTCGCCAATAGGATTTCCCAGTGGACCCACCTTCAAACAAGATCCGGATCTTACCCACTGTCCGTTGCCACGAAGGCCACCATTTTGGGCCATACACTCCGAGGTGCATCCCCGACACCGGTGGACAAAACCATGGCTCAACACCTCGCCTACGAAGCCATTCGAAGTTTGGTCGAACAGCCCCAAGAAGTCATCGGATGCATGTTAGCGTACCGAGACTCAGGAACCATTCAACCGATTCCCCTGCATGCGTTGGCACCCAAACCCTTTGATTGGGAATTGTTCGCTCGAATGCACGGAACCGAATTGGCATTGTAG
- a CDS encoding 2-oxo acid dehydrogenase subunit E2, producing MNEEIVLPELGDGIETGEVVNILVSTGDDVAQDSVLLELETDKAVIELPSPQAGKIASVRIKKGDTVKVGQVLFTLEPEEASSEKPETEPQEDRKPEEAKQDTEDKKPKDDKQPVAEEGQTASVKEESQKVSSQSDDQTPKAEDGKTTGTLIPAGPATRRLARDLGIDLSTVKGTARGGRITPDDIKAHTKQLLRAGSFSGAQAVEELPDFSQWGAIETKPLSSLRRKVAENLSSAWPRVPLVTQFDEADITELETMRKKNLEYVKQKGGKLTMTVFVLKTVVAALKALPQFNASLDMTHKELIYKKYFNVGVAVDTPAGLIVPVLKNVDQKSFTELAIELTELSEKARSRKVALEDLRGGNISISNLGGIGGTGFTPLVSPPDVAVVGLSRNKLVPVWRHGQVQPRLILPFSVSYDHRVIDGADAVRFSRLIAHELETYQELLLEG from the coding sequence ATGAACGAAGAAATTGTGCTTCCAGAATTGGGCGATGGCATCGAAACTGGCGAGGTGGTGAATATCCTGGTTTCCACAGGTGATGACGTCGCCCAAGATTCCGTTCTCTTGGAATTGGAGACCGACAAAGCGGTGATTGAACTCCCTTCACCTCAAGCGGGAAAAATTGCGAGTGTCCGTATCAAAAAAGGAGATACGGTCAAGGTTGGTCAGGTGTTGTTCACTCTCGAACCTGAGGAAGCCTCCAGCGAAAAACCAGAAACCGAACCTCAGGAAGACAGAAAGCCCGAGGAAGCGAAACAAGATACAGAAGACAAAAAGCCAAAAGATGACAAACAGCCTGTTGCTGAAGAAGGTCAGACCGCTTCCGTGAAGGAAGAATCCCAAAAAGTCTCTTCCCAGTCTGATGACCAAACGCCTAAAGCCGAAGATGGCAAGACGACAGGAACATTAATCCCGGCCGGGCCCGCCACGCGGAGACTGGCCAGAGATCTGGGGATTGATCTTTCCACGGTGAAGGGAACTGCCCGGGGAGGTCGAATCACTCCAGATGATATAAAGGCCCATACCAAACAGCTGCTTCGAGCTGGGTCATTTTCAGGTGCCCAAGCGGTTGAGGAATTGCCGGATTTTTCCCAATGGGGTGCGATCGAAACGAAACCCCTGTCATCCTTACGCCGGAAGGTCGCCGAGAATCTATCATCTGCCTGGCCCAGAGTGCCGCTGGTCACTCAGTTTGATGAAGCCGACATTACTGAGCTGGAAACCATGCGAAAGAAGAATCTTGAGTATGTAAAGCAGAAGGGCGGCAAATTGACGATGACGGTGTTTGTGTTGAAAACCGTCGTGGCTGCGTTAAAGGCTTTGCCACAATTCAATGCCAGCTTGGATATGACTCACAAAGAACTCATCTATAAAAAATATTTCAATGTCGGGGTGGCGGTCGATACCCCAGCGGGACTGATCGTGCCTGTGTTAAAAAATGTAGATCAAAAAAGTTTCACTGAACTGGCGATTGAATTGACCGAGTTGTCCGAGAAGGCCCGGAGTCGCAAAGTCGCACTGGAAGACTTGCGCGGAGGCAACATCTCTATCTCTAATTTGGGTGGCATTGGCGGAACCGGGTTTACGCCGTTGGTCAGTCCGCCAGACGTGGCGGTGGTGGGGCTCTCGCGGAACAAGCTGGTCCCAGTCTGGAGGCACGGCCAGGTCCAGCCAAGGTTAATTCTGCCTTTCAGTGTTTCTTACGATCACCGGGTCATTGACGGGGCCGATGCCGTCCGTTTTTCCCGATTGATTGCGCACGAACTGGAAACCTATCAGGAACTACTTTTGGAAGGATAA
- the pgm gene encoding phosphoglucomutase (alpha-D-glucose-1,6-bisphosphate-dependent) — MKVSPLAGKPTEPSMLANIPKLVTAYYTGRPDPSIPEQLVGFGTSGHRGSSFKNSFNEAHILAITQAICLYRQQQSLVGPLFLGMDTHALSEPAFTSVLEVLAANGVVAMIDQDLGYTPTPVISHAILSYNSERSEGFADGIVITPSHNPPEDGGIKYNPPHGGPADTLATNWIEERANAFLANDLREVMRVPYEKALRAATTYRYDYVGSYVGDLGTVIDMEVIRSAGLAIGVDPLGGAGVAYWGPISERYGFDVTVVNDAVDPTFRFMSVDWDGKIRMDCSSPYAMAGLIAMKDRFEIAFANDTDHDRHGIVTRSGGLMNPNHYLSVAISYLFTHRSDWKEDSAIGKTVVSSSMIDRVAGKLGRRLVEVPVGFKWFVDGLLNGSLGFGGEESAGASFLRRDGSVWTTDKDGIILDLLAVEMMAKTGKDPGQLYLDLTKELGDPVYERIDAPATREQKASLKQLSPKQVQAYHLAGEKIKAILTAAPGNDSAIGGLKVITENGWFAARPSGTEDVYKIYAESFKGQDHLRKIQEEAQALIEKAFAIPAS; from the coding sequence ATGAAGGTAAGTCCCCTTGCCGGGAAACCCACTGAGCCTTCCATGCTCGCCAACATTCCTAAGTTGGTGACTGCCTATTACACGGGCCGCCCAGATCCCTCAATCCCCGAGCAACTGGTGGGGTTCGGTACCTCAGGCCATCGAGGGTCATCCTTCAAAAATTCTTTTAACGAAGCGCATATTTTGGCGATTACCCAAGCTATCTGCTTGTATCGTCAACAACAATCCCTTGTCGGCCCACTCTTTCTGGGCATGGATACTCACGCGCTCTCTGAACCTGCCTTTACAAGTGTACTCGAAGTGTTGGCGGCAAACGGTGTGGTGGCAATGATTGATCAGGACCTCGGCTACACCCCAACACCAGTGATCTCTCATGCCATTCTTAGCTATAATAGTGAGCGTAGTGAAGGCTTTGCCGACGGCATCGTCATCACGCCCTCACATAATCCTCCCGAAGACGGTGGTATCAAATACAACCCTCCCCACGGTGGTCCGGCCGACACTCTAGCGACCAACTGGATTGAGGAACGTGCGAACGCGTTCCTTGCCAATGACCTGCGCGAGGTCATGCGTGTTCCGTATGAGAAGGCCCTCCGCGCTGCGACGACCTATCGGTACGACTACGTGGGCTCCTACGTTGGAGACCTTGGAACGGTGATCGACATGGAGGTGATTCGAAGTGCAGGCCTCGCCATCGGAGTCGATCCGCTTGGTGGTGCGGGGGTGGCATATTGGGGGCCCATCAGCGAACGTTACGGTTTTGACGTGACCGTGGTAAATGACGCGGTTGATCCGACCTTTCGCTTCATGAGTGTGGACTGGGATGGAAAGATCCGCATGGACTGTTCATCACCCTATGCCATGGCCGGACTGATTGCCATGAAAGACCGTTTCGAGATCGCCTTTGCTAATGATACCGATCACGATCGACATGGAATCGTGACACGCAGTGGTGGGTTGATGAACCCCAATCATTATTTGTCTGTGGCCATTTCTTATCTCTTTACGCACCGTTCGGATTGGAAAGAGGATTCGGCCATCGGAAAGACAGTGGTAAGTAGCAGTATGATCGATCGCGTCGCCGGCAAACTCGGACGACGTCTCGTTGAAGTTCCGGTCGGGTTCAAATGGTTTGTGGATGGGCTTCTTAATGGCTCCCTGGGTTTTGGAGGAGAGGAGAGTGCAGGAGCATCCTTTCTTCGTCGTGATGGATCGGTCTGGACTACCGATAAGGACGGTATCATTCTGGATCTTTTGGCCGTGGAAATGATGGCCAAAACAGGAAAAGATCCCGGCCAGCTCTACCTCGATCTCACGAAGGAATTGGGAGATCCAGTGTATGAGCGAATTGATGCACCCGCCACGCGAGAGCAGAAGGCCAGTCTTAAACAGCTCTCACCGAAACAAGTGCAGGCTTACCATTTAGCAGGTGAGAAGATCAAAGCTATTCTGACTGCAGCGCCTGGTAATGATAGTGCGATTGGGGGGCTGAAAGTGATTACCGAGAACGGCTGGTTTGCTGCTCGCCCTTCAGGCACCGAAGATGTCTATAAGATTTACGCCGAGAGCTTCAAGGGGCAGGATCATCTTCGAAAGATTCAGGAAGAAGCGCAAGCACTGATTGAGAAAGCCTTTGCTATCCCCGCCTCTTAA